A segment of the Bdellovibrio bacteriovorus genome:
TCTTACAAACGCTGGAAAGTGTCTGTGCATGAAGATGACGATATCGGCTTTGTTGCATTGCCGGGTATGACGTCTTCCGTACAGCCTCAAGGCTAAAGTAAGACCACCTGATCGCCGGCTTCACAGGCCGGCGTAGGGTAAAAAGCTCATGGATTGGGGACCTCACGCCGCTTTTCATGGATAAATGTAATTTTAACAACAAAGTCTTGACCTGGGCGTCACCGAAATGTAAGTTCCAGCGTCCAGAACCGCATAATTGTTTTTAAGGGGTATATAAAGTGCCAACAATTAATCAGCTCATCAAAAGTGAGCGTACTGTTCAAAAAAACCAAACAAAATCACCAGCTTTGGACTCTTGTCCTCAGCGTCGCGGTGTTTGTACACGTGTTTATACTACGACTCCAAAGAAGCCGAACTCCGCTCTTCGTAAAGTAGCAAAAGTTCGTCTTTCCAATGGCTTCGAAGTTATCTCTTACATCCCTGGTATCGGCCATAACCTTCAAGAGCACTCCGTTGTACTAATCCGCGGTGGTCGTGTGAAGGACTTGCCGGGTGTTCGTTACCACATCGTTCGTGGG
Coding sequences within it:
- the rpsL gene encoding 30S ribosomal protein S12; its protein translation is MPTINQLIKSERTVQKNQTKSPALDSCPQRRGVCTRVYTTTPKKPNSALRKVAKVRLSNGFEVISYIPGIGHNLQEHSVVLIRGGRVKDLPGVRYHIVRGVLDLQGVNGRLRARSKYGTKRPKK